The sequence CTCTGCCCGCCGGCCAGGAACAGGTCCACCCAGCCGTCGTTGTCCCAGTCGCCCCAAGCTTGGCCGATCCCCAGGTAGCCGCTGGTAAAGGAGTCGTGGACGAACTCGGCCCACGCGCCTCGGTGCGGCGCGTCGATGCCGGCGGCTTCGTTCGCAACCACAAACAGCTCCGCCGTATCCGGCGCCTCCGCCACCGCCGGCACAGCGGCCATCAATGCGGCTCCCGCAACCGTCGTCAGCGCTGCGAGCCGACGCCCCCGCATCGCTTTTTTCGGTTTCGGTTCTTCACCCGACCTGCGCCGCGATCTCAGCTCGCATCCAACGTGTCGAGGCAAGGTCGATTGGCCTCAGGTTGAATCCTGCCAGGTATGCTGTCGGACGGTTCTTCTTCATGTCCAGAAAGGGATAGAAGGTCTCGAAATCACTCGACGCCGTCGCCTGCTCTATTTCCTGAATCGCGCGCGCCTTCAGCTCCTTCGAGAGATCCTGTATGACCTCGTAGCTGGCGCGGCTGCCACGCAGATTCACCAGCAAGCGGTCGCGAACCGTTGCCATCTGGTTCTCCAGTGCCGCCCGATAGGCCGCATCGTCGTATCCTTCCGGATCCAACTCGGAGATATTGTCGGGATGATAGAGATAATTCTCCAGCGCATAGTACCTGAGTACATGGAGAGTCGATTCGCGACGACGGATCTCGGCAATCTCTTCGCTGCCGAGGAAATCACGGTCAATCAGTCCCTCATAGTCATCTGAACCGCGGAGTTGGATTACCACCGAATTCTTGTCTCGGACACCGATGAACAGCAGTTCGGGAAGATCGATCGCGTTATATAGGCGCGCATCCTTGTTTTCGCAGATCATGAGACGCTTGTTTGAAAACACCTTGAGCGCTGAGTTTCTGGGCACTGCAATGTCGAATATGTGCTCTGACTTCGGAGCGGGATGAAGCGTCTGCGGTTGATCGAAGTCGAGGTCGTCGAAGTCGAGAATCGCAGCGTCGTCGCTGCCGCCAGCGTAGTCGATGAAGCCGAGCGAGTGGCTGGCCGTCCACAGTTGCGAGTTCTCGGGAATCCAGCGCTCCACTATCTCTTTGGCGAGCGCGTACTGCAAGCTGGTGTGCAGATGGACGTCCAACTCATCGATGAAGTAGATCGCGTTGGGAAAGTGCTCGCGACGGATGAACAGGTTCAGGATGATGTTGAACACTTCCTTCTCGCCACTGCTGAGCAGATCGTAATGGACCTCGGAGCCGCCCTTCTGAAACCGGATATCCGGCGGCTTCCCGGACAGCGCCGGGATCAGCGTGTGGAGTCGCAGACCGGTTGCGAAGCTCGCGCTGAAAACGCGTTCTAGAGCTTCGTTGATGGGATCGGTGAAGCGCGCCCGCATGGTGTCGGAGTCGAACGGCTCCCCCCACACTTCGCGGAGAATGCTTTCAGTGATCTGAGACACGTCGGTGGTGAAGCGCGTATCCTGTTCGATGAATCGCTGCGGACGATCGGCATCTATGGTCAAGTCTACGGGGGCGCCCGTTTGCCCGCTGAGTTCAGGCACGGTACGCAACGAGCTGCGCCCATAGAATGCCGATCTTCCGTCCCAGCCCTTGGACGCGGTCACTTGCTCATTGTTGGTTCGCTTGACGGTGACCCCACCGCCGAGCGTGCAGTCAACTGACATGTCAGCATCGGGGCGCTTCTTGAAATAGTCCAGGTAGTGGTCGCGAAGGAGCCCTTTGACAGGCCCGGACAGATATTCGAATGCGTCGAAGATGGACGACTTTCCGCTGCCGTTGGCACCGATCAGCAAGATCAACTTCGGCGCGGTGCCGAGTGCCGAGAGATCGATCGTCAGATCGCTGAAACGCTTGAAGTTGGTGAGATGAAGAGCCTCGATATTCATGGCCTGACCCGGCAACCCGCGACGCTCGCCGAAGTTAGGCGCGTAGGGTACCACGCCGGGCGGCGCGAAGTCATCGCAGTGATCGGGGGAGCGATGGGGCCACTGCGATGACCCGCGCGCTGGTGGAGTACTATCGCAGGCGGAAGTCGTTGCGGCCGGAGAGGTCGGTGCCGCGCACCAGGAACACGGTGCGCTGTGCGTCGACGGCGTTGTTGCGGAGGTCGTGGTGGTACACCGAGGAGGTCGGCATGAAGCGCAGGGTCATGCCGCGGCGCGGGCGGCCGGAGGCGTTGGGTTCGGAGCCGTGCATCAGGTAGACGTCGTGCAGGGAGACTTGGCCCGGTTCGAGTTCGACGTCGACCGCCTTCGATTCGTCGACGTGCTCGGCGTCCAGCTCCAGGGGGAGGGCGTTGCCTTCGGCGTCGTTGTGGTGGTGGCTGGCGAGGGTCCGGCTGCGGTGCGTGCCCGGCATGAAGCGCAGGCAGCCGTTCTCGCGCGTCGAGGCGTCCAGCGCGATCCAGACGGTGCAGGTCGCCAGCGGGCGGATGGGCCAGTATTCGCCGTCCTGGTGCCACGGCGTGCGCGTGCCCACCCGGGCGGGCTTGGCGAACAGGCTGGAGTTCCACAGCGCGATGTCGGGCCCGATGAGCTGCGCCACCATGTCCAGGATGCCGGGGTCGCGGGCGTAGTTCAGGAAGCACAGGTCATGCACGAGCAGGGAGCTGCAGTAGTCCGCGAACTCCGGGTGCCGGGCAATCAGCCTGCCGTGGTCGGCCTTGATCGCCTCGATCGTTTCGAGCGGGAGACGGAAGTCGGGGACGACGTAACCGTCTCGCGCGTAGCGTTCGACTTCAACCGGTGACAACATGCACCCAATGCTCAACGTAATCGGGCCCGCGTCAAGGGTCATGGCAACCCGCCCGCGAAGAACCCAAACCTGTGGCGCAGGGCGTGGCCCCCAGGCGGCTCTCTTAAACCGACCCGGCGGCTCCGGCACCGAGACTGCCACCGCCCCGCAGCCGCGGGTCGAGCAGATCCCTCATGGCGTCGCCGAACATGTTGAGACAGTACACGGTAACCGTCAGGCAAAAACCAGGCCAGAGAGCCAGCCGTGGGGCCATCTCCATGTACAGGCGCCCCTCCCTGCTGAGCATACCTCCCCAGCTCGGAACCTGGGTCGGCAGACCGAATCCCAGGAAGCTCAAGGAAGCCTCGGACATGATCACCGCACCGATGTTGATGCTGAATATGATGATTACGGGAGGCGCAATATTGGGCAGGACATGGCGAATGAGTATTCTCCATCTGGTATTGCCAATCGCCTCTGCCATCTGAAAATAGGCGTTCTCTTTCACACCGATAACGGCGCTTCTCATTATTCTCGAGCCGCCGATTCCTCCGGATATCCCCAGGACCAGTATTATCTGTAACAGCCCGCGGCCCGCGATTGACATTATCGTCAATAGCAATAGAAGTCCTGGGAATGCCATCCAGGCATCGACGACTCTCTGCACGACCAGGTCGAATTTGCCGCCGAGGTACCCCGATGTGCCGCCTATCATGACGGCCACCACAACATTGAGCGCAGTGGCCGCCAGACCGACAACCAACGAAAGACGAGCCCCGTGAATAAGTCGGCTCAACAAGTCTCGCCCCAACTGGTCGGTACCCAGCAGATACTGGGCTGATGTGCCCTGTAACCTGTCTAACTGATGCACCTCCCAATATGGATAAGGGGCCAGAACATCGGCAAAGATAGCCACCACGATCAATATCAGCACGATGATCCCGCTGACGATGCCCAGCGGCTTCTCCCGCCACAGCCTGACAAAGAAATCAGCCGCTCGGGCGTGCCTCTTTGGCTCGCTTACTGCGGATGGTATCCCTTTACCGTCACTCATGTTGACTGTTGTCCCTTTAGCTATAGCGGACCCTCGGGTCCAAATAGGGATAGATCAGGTCTATCATGAGATTGATTCCCACGACCGCGGAGGCGAAAAACAGGTTTACTCCGGAGACCACCGGGTAGTCTCTCTCAATGAGCGCCATCACCATGAGACGACCCAGACCCGGCAGGTTGAATATGTTCTCCATGATAACCGAGCCACCTACCAGGATAGGAAACTGCATACCGACCAGGGTAAGTATCGGCATGAATGCGTTCTTGAGGGCGTGTCTCATGATGACGACCCTCTCCTTCAAGCCCTTGGACCAGGCTGTCCTGATATAGTCTTGCCTCAGCACCTCCAGCACCATCGTACGCGTCATCCGCATGGTGGCAGCGGACAGGGCCGTCCCCAGAATCAGGCTGGGAATGATGAACACCCCAATATTCCCCAGCGGGTCTTCGGTCAAAGGTATCCACTCCATCGGCGGCGACCAACC is a genomic window of Spirochaetaceae bacterium containing:
- a CDS encoding phytanoyl-CoA dioxygenase family protein — encoded protein: MLSPVEVERYARDGYVVPDFRLPLETIEAIKADHGRLIARHPEFADYCSSLLVHDLCFLNYARDPGILDMVAQLIGPDIALWNSSLFAKPARVGTRTPWHQDGEYWPIRPLATCTVWIALDASTRENGCLRFMPGTHRSRTLASHHHNDAEGNALPLELDAEHVDESKAVDVELEPGQVSLHDVYLMHGSEPNASGRPRRGMTLRFMPTSSVYHHDLRNNAVDAQRTVFLVRGTDLSGRNDFRLR
- a CDS encoding ABC transporter permease, with protein sequence MSDGKGIPSAVSEPKRHARAADFFVRLWREKPLGIVSGIIVLILIVVAIFADVLAPYPYWEVHQLDRLQGTSAQYLLGTDQLGRDLLSRLIHGARLSLVVGLAATALNVVVAVMIGGTSGYLGGKFDLVVQRVVDAWMAFPGLLLLLTIMSIAGRGLLQIILVLGISGGIGGSRIMRSAVIGVKENAYFQMAEAIGNTRWRILIRHVLPNIAPPVIIIFSINIGAVIMSEASLSFLGFGLPTQVPSWGGMLSREGRLYMEMAPRLALWPGFCLTVTVYCLNMFGDAMRDLLDPRLRGGGSLGAGAAGSV
- a CDS encoding AAA family ATPase produces the protein MVPYAPNFGERRGLPGQAMNIEALHLTNFKRFSDLTIDLSALGTAPKLILLIGANGSGKSSIFDAFEYLSGPVKGLLRDHYLDYFKKRPDADMSVDCTLGGGVTVKRTNNEQVTASKGWDGRSAFYGRSSLRTVPELSGQTGAPVDLTIDADRPQRFIEQDTRFTTDVSQITESILREVWGEPFDSDTMRARFTDPINEALERVFSASFATGLRLHTLIPALSGKPPDIRFQKGGSEVHYDLLSSGEKEVFNIILNLFIRREHFPNAIYFIDELDVHLHTSLQYALAKEIVERWIPENSQLWTASHSLGFIDYAGGSDDAAILDFDDLDFDQPQTLHPAPKSEHIFDIAVPRNSALKVFSNKRLMICENKDARLYNAIDLPELLFIGVRDKNSVVIQLRGSDDYEGLIDRDFLGSEEIAEIRRRESTLHVLRYYALENYLYHPDNISELDPEGYDDAAYRAALENQMATVRDRLLVNLRGSRASYEVIQDLSKELKARAIQEIEQATASSDFETFYPFLDMKKNRPTAYLAGFNLRPIDLASTRWMRAEIAAQVG